A window from Triticum aestivum cultivar Chinese Spring chromosome 6D, IWGSC CS RefSeq v2.1, whole genome shotgun sequence encodes these proteins:
- the LOC123145291 gene encoding uncharacterized protein: MEWTTVETADGAKLSVRLFKPAAPVEDAEDVAVVLVHPYTILGGVQGLLRGMAQGLAERGHRAVTFDMRGAGRSTGRASLTGSSEVRDVVAVCRWVADTLKPRAVLLVGSSAGAPIAGSAVDKVDQVVGYVSIGYPFGLLASILFGRHHDAILKSEKPKLFIMGTKDGFTSVKQLQNKLKSAAGRVDTHLIEGAGHFQMEGPAFDAQMVDLIVNFIKSLPK; encoded by the exons ATGGAGTGGACGACggtggagacggctgacggggccaAGCTGAGCGTGCGGCTCTTCAAGCCGGCGGCGCCGGTGGAGGACGCGGAGGACGTGGCGGTGGTGCTCGTGCACCCCTACACGATCCTCGGCGGCGTGCAGGGCCTGCTGCGCGGCATGGCCCAGGGCCTCGCGGAGCGGGGCCACCGCGCCGTCACCTTCGACATGCGCGGCGCCGGGCGCTCCACCGGCCGCGCCTCGCTCACGGGCTCCAGCGAGGTCAGGGACGTCGTCGCCGTCTGCCGCTGGGTCGCCGACACCCTCAAGCCGCGCGCcgtcctcctcgtcggctcctccgccg GAGCACCAATTGCGGGATCTGCAGTTGATAAGGTTGACCAGGTGGTTGGCTATGTTAGCATCGGGTACCCATTTGGTTTATTGGCCTCAATCCTATTCGGCAGACATCATGATGCTATCCTCAAGTCTGAGAAACCAAAGTTATTCATCATGGGAACCAAAGATGGCTTTACGAGCGTAAAGCAGCTGCAAAACAAGCTCAAGTCTGCTGCTGGACGGGTTGATACACACTTGATTGAAGGAGCCGGTCACTTCCAAATGGAAGGTCCTGCTTTTGATGCCCAGATGGTAGATCTCATTGTCAATTTTATCAAATCTTTGCCCAAATAG
- the LOC123145292 gene encoding uncharacterized protein, with protein sequence MGRGRGRGRGRTAAIARSHEDKGSSGEEVVPARKRRGRPQKHFADKIEQVDVENFVEDVDGGDEDGKDVKLNASAGVKRGRPLKESPNIVLEENSNSSVRSSSDESARTNGFRQIGNRRKSTPRRAAEAGLECK encoded by the coding sequence ATGGGTAGAGGAAGAGGCAGAGGCAGAGGAAGGACGGCAGCCATTGCCAGGAGCCATGAAGACAAAGGAAGCAGCGGCGAAGAGGTGGTGCCAGCGAgaaagaggagagggaggccgcAGAAGCACTTCGCCGATAAAATCGAACAGGTTGATGTTGAGAATTTCGTAGAAGACGTCGATGGCGGCGATGAAGATGGCAAAGATGTTAAACTGAATGCAAGTGCTGGTGTGAAGAGAGGCAGGCCACTGAAGGAGAGCCCCAACATCGTCCTGGAAGAGAACAGCAATTCCAGCGTTCGATCAAGCAGCGATGAATCGGCCAGGACCAATGGATTCAGGCAGATTGGGAACCGGAGGAAGAGCACGCCACGGCGAGCAGCGGAAGCGGGCCTAGAATGCAAGTGA